From one Pedobacter faecalis genomic stretch:
- the ligD gene encoding DNA ligase D: MSATDYRKLLKAAPKTKIPIGIKPMLATLVDKPFDGDDWVYEVKWDGYRALGFSLKNGDVQLLSRNNKQFNEKFYPIYDLMGKWKLDIVVDGEIMVLGENGVSNFGNLQNWRSEADGELVYYVFDLIWYEGKDLTGLPLSERQAILAEVLPQDDESIRLSKVFKAKGTEFFNAAQRMGLEGIIAKKADSLYSVNNRSKEWLKIKVQKRQEVVIAGYTKNEDTPKLFSSLLLGVYEDGVLRYAGKVGTGFNDKTQKQMMASFKPLITDKSPFNEIPDVNKPSRFRPNPPKAKATWLKPELVCEVAFTEVTSDGVFRHPSFEGMRIDKKATDVGLEVPVGTADALESLDEHAEAIKPPKAKQRKTLLNPKEQSQVRKVNGHDLKFTNLSKLYWPEDGVTKRDLFNYYYQVADFILPYLKDRPLSLNRFPGGIHGKSFYQKDVKDKAPEWAKTFPYTTSDGEDKEYLVGYDEATLLWMASLGCIEVNPWFSRIQHPDNPDYCVIDLDPDQNTFEQVIEAALAVKDILDQLAVRSYCKTSGSTGIHIYIPLAAKYSYDQSQMFARILVNLVHKRIPEFTSVERMISNRKGKMYLDFLQNRPGATIAGPYSLRPKPGATVSMPLEWEEVKPGLKMRDFTIFNAVDRLKDKGDLFKGVLGQGIDLEKTVKKAKELFG, translated from the coding sequence ATGAGCGCGACCGATTATAGAAAGCTTCTGAAAGCTGCTCCTAAGACCAAGATCCCGATAGGTATAAAGCCCATGCTGGCTACGCTGGTAGATAAGCCTTTTGATGGCGACGACTGGGTGTACGAAGTGAAATGGGATGGCTATCGAGCACTGGGTTTCAGTCTGAAGAATGGCGATGTGCAATTGCTGTCTCGCAACAACAAGCAGTTTAACGAGAAATTTTACCCGATATATGACCTCATGGGCAAGTGGAAGCTTGATATTGTGGTCGACGGCGAGATTATGGTGCTGGGCGAGAATGGGGTCTCTAATTTCGGAAACCTGCAGAACTGGCGCAGCGAGGCCGATGGTGAATTGGTGTACTATGTGTTCGACCTCATCTGGTATGAGGGCAAAGACCTGACTGGTTTACCACTGAGCGAAAGACAGGCAATTCTGGCGGAGGTACTGCCGCAAGATGACGAGAGCATTCGCTTGAGCAAGGTGTTTAAGGCCAAGGGAACGGAGTTTTTCAATGCCGCACAGCGTATGGGGCTTGAAGGTATCATTGCCAAGAAGGCCGATAGTCTGTATAGTGTGAACAACCGCTCCAAGGAATGGCTCAAGATTAAAGTGCAGAAGCGGCAGGAAGTGGTTATTGCTGGTTACACGAAAAACGAGGATACGCCCAAGCTGTTCAGTTCGCTGCTCCTAGGGGTGTATGAGGATGGTGTTCTGCGCTATGCAGGAAAGGTGGGAACGGGCTTTAACGATAAAACGCAGAAGCAAATGATGGCCAGCTTTAAACCATTGATCACAGATAAGAGCCCATTCAATGAGATTCCTGATGTCAATAAGCCTTCCAGGTTTCGGCCTAATCCGCCGAAGGCAAAAGCCACATGGCTTAAACCAGAGCTAGTATGCGAAGTTGCTTTTACGGAGGTGACCAGCGATGGAGTATTCCGTCACCCTTCTTTTGAGGGTATGCGGATCGACAAGAAGGCGACTGACGTGGGACTGGAAGTGCCGGTGGGTACCGCAGATGCGCTGGAAAGCTTAGACGAACATGCAGAGGCGATCAAACCGCCCAAAGCAAAACAACGCAAAACGCTGCTCAATCCCAAGGAGCAATCGCAGGTGCGGAAGGTAAACGGGCACGACTTGAAGTTCACCAATTTGAGCAAGCTGTACTGGCCGGAAGACGGCGTGACGAAGCGCGATCTGTTTAATTATTACTACCAGGTGGCTGATTTTATCCTGCCTTATCTGAAGGACAGGCCGCTTTCCCTTAACCGCTTTCCTGGCGGCATACACGGCAAAAGTTTTTACCAGAAAGATGTGAAGGATAAGGCGCCGGAATGGGCTAAGACTTTTCCGTACACCACAAGCGATGGCGAGGACAAGGAATATCTTGTGGGATATGATGAAGCGACGTTGCTCTGGATGGCTTCGCTGGGTTGCATCGAAGTAAACCCATGGTTTTCAAGGATACAGCATCCGGATAATCCGGACTACTGTGTGATTGACCTCGATCCGGATCAGAACACTTTTGAGCAGGTTATTGAAGCAGCGCTTGCGGTAAAAGACATTCTGGATCAGCTCGCGGTGCGAAGCTATTGCAAGACTTCCGGCTCCACAGGCATACATATTTACATTCCGCTGGCCGCTAAATATTCGTACGACCAAAGCCAGATGTTTGCGCGCATACTCGTCAACCTCGTGCATAAACGGATACCGGAATTTACCAGTGTGGAGCGGATGATTTCGAACCGCAAAGGCAAGATGTATCTGGACTTCCTGCAAAACCGGCCGGGGGCTACCATTGCAGGCCCTTACTCTTTAAGGCCGAAGCCCGGAGCTACGGTGTCTATGCCGCTTGAATGGGAGGAAGTAAAACCGGGACTTAAAATGCGGGACTTTACGATATTTAACGCGGTGGACCGGCTAAAAGACAAGGGCGATCTGTTTAAGGGTGTATTAGGGCAAGGGATTGATTTGGAGAAGACGGTGAAAAAGGCCAAGGAACTTTTTGGATGA
- a CDS encoding FG-GAP repeat domain-containing protein yields MKARVLTHYAAFSLLSTLVYQSANAQTTETRYFKDVTATALPADPEAHILDVVLADVNADGHLDAVLALEGQPNRLYINDGKGVFSWKKGVFADKNHDTEHVRLGDFNGDGHLDGIFVAEDDHNHEYYLGNSDGTFTDVSDRLPARSEGNGLDIGDVNGDGLPDIVVGNTGADAKNFLWLNDPARPGYFKVHAGGVLSELPAQTQSVKLADLDGNGALDVVFGNEVPPNRLMFNNGKGNFSEREGALDLPVPLHTREVIVFDANGDKHPDILFANLTSNAGKYEKDPNARLLINDGKGRFKDETALRLPKQEYSTYAGAVVDFNRDGHPDIIFSAVRIPSFAPMQVQALQNDGKGKFNLATAEVIPGSTIGRSWGIAVGDVNGDGIADLFIGQWGTQARLLLGKR; encoded by the coding sequence ATGAAGGCAAGAGTTTTAACACATTATGCGGCATTTAGTCTGCTGAGTACTTTGGTTTACCAGTCGGCCAACGCTCAAACCACCGAAACGCGTTATTTTAAGGATGTTACGGCAACAGCCCTTCCAGCCGATCCGGAAGCACATATCCTGGATGTGGTTCTTGCTGATGTAAACGCAGACGGTCACCTTGATGCGGTATTAGCACTGGAGGGCCAGCCAAACCGACTGTATATCAATGACGGCAAGGGTGTTTTTAGCTGGAAGAAGGGGGTGTTTGCGGATAAGAACCACGACACAGAACATGTGAGGCTAGGCGATTTCAATGGCGACGGTCACCTGGACGGGATTTTTGTAGCGGAGGATGATCACAATCATGAATACTATTTGGGCAACAGTGATGGGACCTTTACCGATGTGAGCGACCGGCTTCCGGCACGCAGTGAGGGTAACGGTCTCGATATCGGCGACGTGAATGGCGACGGCCTCCCTGATATTGTGGTGGGCAATACAGGTGCGGATGCTAAAAACTTCTTATGGTTAAATGATCCCGCGCGTCCGGGATATTTTAAGGTGCATGCCGGAGGCGTTTTGTCTGAACTTCCGGCGCAGACGCAATCGGTTAAACTGGCCGATCTGGACGGCAACGGCGCCCTTGATGTCGTATTTGGAAATGAGGTTCCGCCTAACCGCCTGATGTTCAATAATGGAAAGGGCAACTTTTCAGAACGCGAGGGGGCATTAGATCTTCCGGTTCCGCTTCATACCCGTGAAGTGATCGTTTTTGATGCGAATGGAGACAAGCATCCCGACATCCTATTTGCTAATCTGACCAGCAACGCCGGTAAATATGAGAAAGATCCAAACGCTCGCCTGCTTATAAACGACGGCAAGGGGCGGTTTAAAGATGAGACTGCGTTGCGCTTGCCCAAACAGGAATACTCAACTTATGCCGGCGCGGTGGTCGACTTTAACCGCGACGGACATCCCGATATCATCTTCAGTGCCGTTAGGATTCCCTCATTTGCGCCTATGCAGGTCCAGGCCTTGCAAAACGATGGAAAAGGCAAGTTTAACCTGGCCACAGCCGAAGTTATCCCAGGTTCTACCATAGGCCGGAGCTGGGGCATTGCCGTCGGCGATGTAAACGGCGACGGCATAGCAGATTTGTTTATCGGTCAGTGGGGAACACAGGCCAGATTGCTCCTGGGTAAGCGGTAG
- a CDS encoding serine hydrolase domain-containing protein, with the protein MKKIIAILLLGVLFATQSHAQTVNTAKLDSFFNALAANDKTMGSFAVAKDGKVVYQRSVGYQSLGPDSVLASANTQYRIGSITKVFTAVMIFQLIDEGKLSLDTKLSKFYPALPNSDKITIDHLLSHTSGLIDYVSEVSNRAWITQAHPKNELLDTIAKRKVNFEPGSKQQYSNSGYLLLSYILEDITGKSFNKLLETRIVKKLGLKSTVAGVPNNSKNEAMPYARISSWTDIKDIYFPNVIGVGDILSTPSDLLVFMNALASGKLLSAERYADMRTFTGQSRLARGLMKVPFYEYWGLGHGGDTYGTHSILYHFKEGGISIAFCVNGLNYPINDISIALLSAAYNKPLQIPSFKSLDLTPAELDPLTGTYGSAGLPFTITVTRNGNSIIAQASGQSALPMEAVTKSRFKFDGAGIVLEFDTQKKEMLLKQHGHSFVFSKQ; encoded by the coding sequence ATGAAAAAAATCATCGCAATCTTACTTCTCGGTGTGCTCTTTGCCACACAATCTCATGCCCAGACCGTCAACACCGCCAAACTTGATAGTTTCTTTAACGCACTGGCTGCGAACGACAAAACGATGGGCAGTTTTGCTGTGGCTAAAGACGGCAAGGTGGTTTATCAAAGGTCTGTAGGTTACCAGTCGCTGGGTCCCGACAGTGTGCTGGCCAGTGCCAATACCCAATACCGGATCGGTTCTATTACTAAAGTTTTTACTGCGGTGATGATCTTCCAGCTTATCGATGAGGGCAAACTATCGCTCGACACCAAGTTGTCTAAGTTCTATCCAGCCCTGCCAAACAGTGATAAAATCACCATCGATCACCTCCTGTCGCACACCAGCGGGCTGATCGATTATGTCAGCGAGGTAAGCAACAGGGCCTGGATCACTCAAGCTCATCCTAAAAATGAACTTCTGGATACGATAGCGAAGCGTAAAGTGAATTTTGAGCCTGGCAGCAAGCAGCAATACTCCAATTCGGGATACCTGCTTTTGAGCTATATTCTTGAAGATATTACGGGAAAGTCATTTAACAAATTGTTGGAGACCCGCATCGTTAAAAAGCTGGGCCTTAAAAGCACTGTGGCGGGTGTTCCTAACAATAGCAAAAACGAGGCTATGCCGTATGCGAGGATCAGTTCATGGACGGATATTAAGGACATATACTTTCCCAATGTAATTGGCGTGGGCGACATACTATCGACCCCCTCCGATCTGCTTGTGTTTATGAATGCCCTGGCCAGCGGCAAACTTTTATCTGCGGAACGTTATGCTGATATGCGTACATTCACCGGCCAAAGTCGACTTGCCAGAGGGTTAATGAAAGTTCCTTTTTATGAATATTGGGGTTTGGGCCATGGAGGCGACACTTACGGCACGCACAGCATTCTATATCATTTCAAAGAGGGCGGCATCTCCATAGCTTTCTGCGTTAATGGACTCAATTACCCGATAAACGATATCAGCATTGCGCTGCTGAGTGCAGCCTATAACAAACCGCTTCAAATCCCCTCCTTCAAGTCGCTGGACCTGACTCCGGCTGAACTTGATCCACTTACCGGGACTTATGGTTCTGCCGGACTTCCCTTTACGATAACGGTGACCAGAAATGGCAATTCAATTATTGCACAGGCTTCCGGACAATCGGCATTGCCTATGGAAGCGGTTACCAAGAGCAGGTTTAAGTTTGATGGTGCAGGGATAGTTCTGGAGTTTGATACGCAAAAGAAAGAGATGTTGCTGAAGCAGCACGGGCATAGTTTCGTGTTCTCTAAACAGTAA
- a CDS encoding DinB family protein — MILQYLTQEFEHEVNSTRKLLQAVPEKDLGYKPSETSWNMGELAQHIATIYYWYVGTFTQDVYDITADHLERGSTDDIQATLVLFESNVEKARAALQTLKEEDLAVNWTMKAGDKVLLGPMPRGIVARGFLFNHIYHHRGEMIVYLRATGNKVPGMYGPTYEQSNPGA, encoded by the coding sequence ATGATTTTACAATATCTGACACAGGAATTTGAACATGAGGTAAACAGTACACGAAAGTTGTTGCAGGCTGTTCCGGAAAAGGACCTTGGCTATAAGCCTTCTGAAACCTCATGGAATATGGGCGAACTTGCCCAGCACATTGCTACAATTTATTATTGGTATGTGGGTACGTTTACACAAGATGTGTACGACATCACGGCCGATCACCTTGAGCGTGGCAGTACAGACGATATTCAGGCAACGCTTGTGCTTTTCGAAAGCAATGTAGAGAAAGCCCGGGCAGCATTGCAGACACTAAAGGAAGAAGATCTGGCGGTGAACTGGACGATGAAAGCGGGGGATAAAGTACTTCTCGGCCCAATGCCGAGAGGCATCGTAGCCCGGGGATTTCTCTTCAATCACATCTATCACCACCGGGGTGAAATGATCGTTTACCTGCGTGCTACGGGTAACAAAGTGCCGGGTATGTACGGGCCAACGTACGAACAGAGTAATCCTGGA